The following proteins are co-located in the Phragmites australis chromosome 10, lpPhrAust1.1, whole genome shotgun sequence genome:
- the LOC133930810 gene encoding uncharacterized protein LOC133930810: MMHAKSESDVTSLAASSPPRSPRRGANNYYVQSPSRESHDGGYKSSSMQATPVYNSPNESPSHPSFGRHSRSSSVSRFSGNLRKGGAGAGAGGERKGLNEKGWPECNVIEEEGPYEDLAGDSGLSRRCQIILGFLTFVLLFAVFCLIIWGAARPYEPEVIVKSLVMDDFYAGEGTDHSGVPTKLVTVNCSLHIAVYNPATMFGIHVTSGPIHMLYSDISIGVGQVRRYYQPRKSHRVVTAVIRGEKVPLYGAGGGLMLSSAGGSVPLTLDFDLTSRGYVIGKLVRVTHKVHVTCPVVVDAKKTKPIRFSKKACAVYKV, from the exons ATGATGCACGCCAAGTCGGAGTCGGACGTGACGAGCCTGGcggcgtcgtcgccgccgcggtCGCCGAGGCGGGGGGCCAACAACTACTACGTGCAGAGCCCGTCGCGGGAGTCGCACGACGGCGGGTACAAGTCCTCGTCGATGCAGGCCACGCCGGTGTACAACAGTCCCAACGAGTCGCCGTCGCACCCCTCCTTCGGCCGCcactcccgctcctcctccgtcAGCCGTTTCTCTGGCAACCTCCGCaagggcggcgccggcgccggtgccgGCGGGGAGCGGAAGGGGCTCAACGAGAAGGGCTGGCCCGAGTGCAACGTCATCGAGGAGGAGGGGCCCTACGAGGACCTCGCCGGCGACAGCGGCCTCTCCCGCCGCTGCCAGATCATACTGGGGTTCCTCACCTTCGTCCTGCTCTTCGCCGTCTTCTGCCTCATCATCTGGGGCGCCGCAAGGCCGTACGAGCCCGAGGTCATCGTCAAG AGCTTGGTGATGGATGACTTCTATGCTGGTGAGGGTACAGACCATAGTGGGGTTCCAACCAAATTGGTCACGGTGAACTGTTCTCTGCATATAGCTGTGTACAACCCTGCTACAATGTTTGGAATTCATGTTACTTCTGGCCCCATCCATATGCTCTATTCAGATATATCAATCGGGGTTGGACAG GTTCGCAGGTACTACCAACCGAGGAAGAGCCACCGGGTTGTGACGGCGGTCATCCGCGGCGAGAAGGTGCCCCTCTACGGCGCAGGTGGCGGGCTAATGCTGTCGAGCGCGGGCGGGTCGGTGCCGCTGACGCTGGACTTCGACCTGACCTCCCGGGGCTATGTCATCGGCAAGCTGGTGCGGGTGACGCACAAGGTGCACGTGACGTGCCCCGTCGTGGTCGATGCCAAGAAGACGAAGCCGATCAGGTTCTCCAAGAAGGCCTGCGCCGTGTACAAGGTCTGA